From the Bacillus tuaregi genome, one window contains:
- a CDS encoding GerAB/ArcD/ProY family transporter — protein sequence MQKENLSLSQLVALIFIFLLGSAMIMGVGVELRQSAWVAIVIATGLGTGLMYFYYTLNHMLPNHNLYELMEFGFSRPVAVFFTILYIIYFLYISSRLNRDFAELISTSVLPLTPIEIIVLTVMLVIVYIIYLGIEVLARVSEVFFPYLIGFLFLIIIFLFASGRIHFQNARPILGNGIIPVIKGIFPGLITFPFGELIVFTVVLSSITHFQKAKKATLMAVIMAGLFLAFASFIVLLALGADTMQYSQFPLLSAARKISVANFIERTDAFVVFIMMLGILVKSSLFFYAGLKGLEYIFRIPYRNFTFPIGMTVSCFSIWVAENFAEHLEEGIIFVTKYLHPPMQFVIPLFLFGSIVWKNKRKQSAVNKPAG from the coding sequence ATGCAAAAGGAAAATTTATCACTCTCCCAATTAGTAGCCCTAATCTTTATTTTTTTACTAGGAAGTGCCATGATCATGGGGGTTGGAGTGGAGCTTAGACAAAGTGCCTGGGTAGCAATTGTTATCGCGACTGGGTTAGGTACAGGACTTATGTATTTTTATTACACCTTGAATCATATGCTTCCAAACCATAATCTATATGAACTAATGGAGTTCGGATTTTCCAGACCTGTTGCCGTATTTTTCACTATTTTATATATCATTTATTTTCTTTATATTTCTTCACGACTAAACAGGGATTTTGCAGAACTTATTAGTACCTCGGTTTTGCCCCTTACACCGATTGAAATCATCGTCCTGACTGTCATGCTTGTTATTGTCTATATTATCTATCTTGGAATTGAGGTGCTGGCAAGGGTATCGGAAGTTTTCTTCCCTTATTTAATCGGCTTTTTGTTTTTGATTATTATTTTTCTGTTTGCCAGCGGCAGAATCCACTTTCAAAATGCACGGCCCATACTCGGTAATGGAATAATACCGGTCATTAAAGGCATATTTCCAGGTCTTATAACCTTTCCGTTTGGTGAATTGATTGTCTTTACAGTAGTTTTGTCAAGTATAACCCATTTTCAAAAGGCAAAAAAGGCAACACTTATGGCGGTTATCATGGCCGGTCTTTTTCTGGCCTTTGCCTCATTTATTGTGCTTCTTGCTTTAGGAGCAGACACGATGCAGTATTCACAATTTCCTTTGCTGTCTGCGGCAAGAAAGATTTCTGTTGCCAATTTTATTGAACGAACAGACGCCTTTGTAGTTTTTATCATGATGTTAGGGATTTTAGTAAAAAGTTCCCTTTTCTTTTATGCTGGATTGAAAGGACTTGAGTATATTTTTCGCATTCCATATCGTAATTTTACTTTTCCAATTGGCATGACGGTTTCATGCTTTTCCATCTGGGTGGCGGAAAACTTTGCTGAGCATCTGGAAGAAGGAATCATATTTGTAACAAAATATCTGCATCCACCGATGCAGTTTGTGATTCCGCTTTTTTTATTTGGCTCCATTGTTTGGAAAAATAAACGAAAACAATCTGCAGTAAATAAGCCGGCCGGCTAA
- a CDS encoding FAD-dependent oxidoreductase, translating to MNDSSYSLPQFPEPYWQEVSLPTSEPLTKDISVDVVIVGGGITGITAGYLLKQEGLNVAILEAGKILNGTTGHTTAKVTAQHGLIYDELISHFGEEKAKLYYQSAESSLNFIQNLIKEKNIDCDFSQEDAYLYATTDEYAGKLNKEAEAYKKLGINGELHDTIPFDIPIKKALSMKEQAQFHPLKYLKQLALEFLEAGGHIFEQTTATDIEEENDIPKVITRDGYMVSCKQVIIASHFPFFDKEGLYFTKMYPERSYVIAVKAGKEFPGGMYVSVDNPIRSLRYTPVKGEPLILIGGENHQTGQGPDTLQHYQALEAFAEKTLGIKEYAYRWSTQDLITLDKLPFIGHITEQKPNILVATGYRKWGMTNGTTAAILLTDMILNRQNPYQDLFSPTRHKKADPSIKKFISINADVAGHLLKGKLQYLPTNPSDLVHDEGAPIMYNGERAGAYRDINGHLHIVDTTCTHLGCECEWNHGDRTWDCPCHGSRFSYDGEVVEGPANKPLRRIQ from the coding sequence ATGAATGATTCATCCTATTCGCTGCCTCAATTTCCTGAACCGTATTGGCAGGAGGTTTCTCTACCGACATCGGAGCCATTGACAAAGGATATATCCGTTGATGTCGTTATTGTTGGCGGAGGGATTACTGGAATTACAGCGGGATATCTTTTAAAGCAGGAAGGCTTAAACGTTGCCATCCTAGAAGCAGGAAAGATTTTAAACGGCACCACCGGCCATACGACGGCAAAGGTAACGGCTCAGCATGGTCTAATCTACGATGAACTCATTTCACATTTTGGTGAAGAAAAAGCAAAGCTTTATTATCAATCAGCTGAAAGCTCATTGAACTTCATTCAGAATCTTATCAAGGAGAAAAATATCGATTGTGATTTCAGCCAGGAGGATGCTTATCTTTACGCGACAACCGATGAGTACGCCGGTAAACTTAATAAGGAAGCAGAGGCCTACAAAAAACTCGGAATTAACGGCGAACTCCATGATACCATTCCGTTTGACATCCCAATCAAGAAGGCACTTTCCATGAAGGAACAGGCACAATTTCATCCATTGAAATACTTAAAGCAGCTTGCCCTTGAATTTCTTGAAGCTGGAGGACATATCTTCGAACAAACCACCGCGACAGATATAGAAGAGGAAAATGATATACCCAAAGTTATAACGAGGGATGGTTATATGGTATCCTGCAAGCAGGTAATCATCGCCTCCCACTTCCCTTTCTTTGACAAAGAAGGATTATACTTTACAAAAATGTACCCTGAACGATCCTATGTCATCGCTGTAAAGGCTGGCAAGGAATTCCCCGGCGGAATGTATGTAAGTGTTGACAACCCGATCCGCTCCTTACGCTATACACCGGTTAAGGGAGAACCGCTCATTTTAATCGGAGGAGAAAATCATCAGACAGGCCAGGGCCCTGATACACTGCAGCATTATCAGGCTTTGGAAGCCTTTGCTGAAAAAACATTGGGAATCAAAGAATATGCATATCGTTGGAGTACACAGGATCTGATTACACTTGATAAGCTTCCATTTATTGGCCATATTACAGAGCAAAAACCAAATATTCTCGTCGCAACCGGCTACCGAAAATGGGGAATGACAAACGGTACAACTGCAGCCATACTATTAACTGATATGATTCTTAATCGGCAAAACCCATACCAAGACCTATTTTCACCTACACGGCATAAAAAAGCGGATCCATCTATCAAAAAGTTTATCAGCATTAATGCAGATGTTGCCGGTCATTTATTAAAAGGAAAGCTTCAGTATTTACCGACGAATCCAAGTGATTTAGTTCATGATGAAGGTGCACCCATCATGTATAACGGCGAGCGTGCAGGAGCTTATCGTGATATCAATGGCCATCTTCATATCGTTGATACCACCTGCACACATCTCGGCTGTGAATGTGAATGGAACCACGGTGATCGGACATGGGATTGCCCATGCCACGGCTCCCGGTTTTCCTATGACGGCGAAGTAGTTGAAGGCCCCGCCAATAAACCGCTACGACGTATTCAATAA
- a CDS encoding DEAD/DEAH box helicase yields the protein MRENQQLIKSFKGSIQQMWENAGFAQPTSIQSYAIPHILEKKDVIAQSPTGTGKTLAYLLPVLNMIDPEKKAVQAVILASSQELVMQILNEIQKWSEGSGIRGASFIGGANVKRQLEKLKKHPHIAVGTPGRVLELIKQKKLKMHEVKMVVLDEGDQLLVPEHTGTVQQIVKSTLSDRQVVLFSATLPDSIVGLAKELTNEAEIITVKKDATIHAEKVNHIYFISEQREKIKLLEKISRLKALKALVFVKDIGNLNVLAEKLQFKKINVSILHSDLNKMERQKALRSFRDGKTSMLIATDVAARGLDIEGITHVVHYDFPKDINQYVHRSGRTGRFGAAGTVVSLVTEREERDLKKFAKEIGVQPTMKRFHGEDIVEGKSRSPIKR from the coding sequence ATGAGGGAAAATCAACAACTAATTAAAAGCTTTAAAGGGTCTATTCAGCAGATGTGGGAGAATGCAGGCTTTGCGCAGCCAACGTCCATTCAATCTTATGCTATTCCGCACATCTTGGAAAAAAAGGATGTCATAGCTCAATCACCGACAGGTACCGGAAAGACTTTAGCCTATTTGCTGCCAGTACTAAACATGATTGATCCAGAGAAAAAGGCTGTGCAGGCAGTCATTCTAGCGTCGTCACAGGAGCTCGTCATGCAAATTCTTAACGAAATCCAAAAATGGTCGGAAGGCAGTGGTATTAGAGGTGCTTCCTTTATCGGTGGGGCGAATGTAAAGAGACAGTTAGAAAAGCTAAAAAAGCATCCGCATATCGCGGTCGGCACACCAGGCCGTGTACTTGAATTAATTAAACAAAAGAAGCTGAAGATGCATGAGGTGAAAATGGTTGTCCTTGATGAAGGTGATCAGCTGCTTGTACCGGAACATACCGGTACAGTCCAACAGATCGTGAAATCGACTCTAAGTGATAGACAAGTTGTTCTGTTCTCAGCGACCTTGCCTGATTCAATCGTAGGGCTAGCAAAGGAGCTTACGAATGAGGCAGAAATCATTACAGTGAAAAAGGATGCCACCATTCATGCAGAAAAGGTGAACCATATTTATTTTATCAGTGAACAGAGGGAAAAGATTAAGTTGCTTGAGAAAATATCTCGTTTGAAAGCGCTAAAAGCACTGGTATTTGTCAAGGATATTGGGAATTTAAACGTTCTCGCTGAAAAGCTGCAATTCAAGAAAATAAATGTCAGTATTCTTCACAGTGATCTGAATAAAATGGAACGGCAAAAAGCATTACGTTCTTTTCGCGATGGTAAAACATCGATGCTGATTGCAACCGATGTAGCTGCAAGGGGTCTTGATATTGAAGGGATTACCCATGTTGTCCATTATGATTTTCCAAAGGATATAAATCAGTATGTTCACCGTTCTGGAAGGACAGGAAGGTTTGGTGCAGCCGGGACGGTTGTATCACTAGTGACAGAAAGGGAAGAGCGTGATTTGAAGAAATTCGCAAAAGAAATAGGTGTCCAACCGACAATGAAGAGATTCCACGGCGAGGATATTGTTGAGGGCAAATCTCGTTCTCCGATTAAACGTTAA
- a CDS encoding phosphocarrier protein HPr: MAEKTFIITDEAGIHARPATILVNTANKFSSDVSLVYNGKSVNLKSIMGVMSLGVSKGAEVTVTASGADEQEVINALTETMKENKLIS, translated from the coding sequence ATGGCAGAAAAAACATTTATTATTACAGATGAGGCGGGAATTCATGCTCGTCCTGCAACCATTTTAGTAAATACAGCGAACAAATTTAGTTCAGATGTAAGCCTTGTATATAATGGGAAGAGCGTTAACTTAAAATCCATTATGGGTGTAATGTCACTAGGTGTTTCTAAAGGTGCAGAGGTAACAGTAACTGCGTCAGGTGCAGATGAACAAGAAGTAATTAATGCACTGACTGAAACAATGAAAGAAAATAAATTAATTAGCTAA
- the tkt gene encoding transketolase, with protein MVTTITKQSTDQLAVNTIRVLSIDAIEKANSGHPGITMGAAPMAYTLWAKEMNHNPKNPNWFNRDRFILSAGHGSALLYSLLHLFNYDVTMDDLKNFRQWGSKTPGHPEFGHTPGVDATTGPLGQGIAMAVGMAMAERHLAETYNTEEYPLIDHYTYSLCGDGDLMEGVSAEAASLAGHLKLGRLIVMYDSNDISLDGDLKLSFSESVEDRFEAYGWQVIRVEDGNDLDAIQKAIQEAKLDLERPTLIEIKTTIGFGSPNKSGKAASHGAPLGSDETKLTKAFYDWESETPFFVPEGLTDHFKLIAEDGMQKEAAWNQLFNEYQTAYPELAGRLELAIKGELPENWKAELPGFTAGDKLATRASSGKILNAAAKAIPQLIGGSADLAGSNKTLLTFEKNFALDGYAARNIWFGVREFAMGAALNGMALHGGVKVFGSTFFVFSDYLRPAIRLASLMKLPVTYVFTHDSIAVGEDGPTHQPIEHLAALRAMPDLSVIRPADANETVAAWSLALESNDQPTALVLTRQDLPTLDVSNEKAYEGVKKGAYVISEAAEDAEGLLLATGSEVSLAIEAQKALEKEGIYVSVVSMPSWDRFESQSKEYKESVIPKNLIARVAIELGSSFGWREYIGEYGEKITINHFGASAPADKLMQEYGFTVEHVVHTFKNLADKIN; from the coding sequence ATGGTGACAACGATTACAAAACAAAGCACAGATCAACTGGCAGTCAATACGATTAGAGTTTTATCAATAGACGCAATTGAAAAAGCAAACTCAGGTCATCCAGGAATAACAATGGGAGCAGCTCCAATGGCTTATACATTGTGGGCAAAGGAAATGAACCATAATCCAAAGAATCCTAATTGGTTTAACCGAGATCGTTTTATTCTCTCGGCAGGACACGGCTCTGCCCTTCTATACAGTCTATTACATCTATTTAATTATGATGTGACAATGGATGACTTGAAGAATTTCCGCCAATGGGGCAGTAAAACACCAGGTCACCCGGAATTTGGTCATACTCCGGGAGTTGATGCAACAACAGGACCATTAGGTCAGGGAATTGCGATGGCAGTCGGTATGGCAATGGCTGAACGTCATCTTGCTGAGACCTATAATACAGAAGAATATCCATTAATTGATCATTACACATATAGCCTTTGCGGTGACGGTGATTTAATGGAGGGTGTATCAGCTGAAGCAGCCTCGCTTGCCGGTCATTTAAAGCTTGGACGCTTGATAGTTATGTATGATTCAAATGATATTTCATTAGATGGTGATTTAAAGCTTTCCTTCTCTGAAAGTGTTGAAGACCGCTTTGAAGCATATGGTTGGCAGGTCATCCGTGTAGAAGATGGAAATGATTTAGATGCGATTCAAAAGGCGATTCAAGAAGCTAAGTTAGACCTAGAGCGTCCAACGCTTATTGAAATTAAGACGACGATTGGTTTTGGTTCTCCAAATAAATCTGGAAAAGCTGCATCCCATGGTGCGCCGCTTGGTTCAGATGAAACAAAGCTGACAAAAGCATTCTATGACTGGGAATCAGAGACACCGTTCTTTGTTCCTGAAGGATTGACTGACCATTTCAAACTGATTGCGGAAGATGGCATGCAAAAAGAAGCCGCTTGGAATCAGCTTTTCAATGAGTATCAAACAGCCTATCCAGAACTGGCCGGAAGATTAGAGCTGGCAATAAAGGGAGAGCTTCCCGAGAACTGGAAGGCAGAATTACCAGGGTTTACAGCCGGGGACAAATTAGCAACAAGAGCTTCATCTGGTAAAATTCTCAATGCCGCTGCCAAGGCTATTCCTCAACTAATCGGGGGATCTGCTGACCTAGCGGGATCGAACAAAACCCTTCTGACCTTCGAAAAGAACTTCGCGCTTGATGGTTATGCGGCACGTAATATTTGGTTTGGTGTCCGTGAGTTTGCCATGGGAGCGGCATTAAACGGTATGGCGCTTCACGGCGGTGTGAAGGTATTTGGATCTACCTTCTTTGTATTTTCTGATTATCTTCGTCCGGCTATTCGTCTGGCATCATTAATGAAGCTACCGGTAACCTATGTATTTACTCATGACAGTATTGCCGTTGGCGAAGACGGTCCTACACATCAGCCAATCGAACACCTTGCAGCATTACGTGCGATGCCAGATCTTTCTGTTATTAGACCAGCTGATGCCAATGAAACGGTGGCTGCTTGGAGCTTAGCTCTTGAAAGTAATGATCAGCCGACGGCATTAGTATTGACTCGCCAGGATTTACCGACACTTGATGTTAGTAATGAAAAGGCATACGAAGGAGTGAAGAAGGGAGCCTATGTCATCTCAGAGGCTGCAGAAGATGCAGAAGGATTGCTACTAGCAACCGGTTCTGAGGTTTCCTTAGCAATAGAGGCTCAAAAAGCACTTGAAAAAGAAGGGATATATGTTTCTGTAGTTAGTATGCCTAGCTGGGATCGATTCGAAAGCCAGTCGAAGGAATACAAAGAAAGCGTCATTCCAAAGAACCTGATTGCAAGAGTTGCGATTGAATTAGGCTCTTCATTTGGCTGGAGAGAATATATCGGTGAATATGGAGAGAAAATAACGATTAATCATTTTGGAGCATCAGCTCCTGCGGATAAATTAATGCAGGAATACGGATTTACGGTAGAACATGTGGTTCATACCTTTAAAAATTTAGCAGATAAAATTAATTAA
- the pfkA gene encoding 6-phosphofructokinase, translating into MKKIAILTSGGDAPGMNAAIRAVVRRGIFKGINVYGVRNGYKGLMAGDFVEMNLGSVGDIIHRGGTILRTARSERFKTEEGLQLAVSSLKEAGIDGLIVIGGDGSFQGAGKVTDRGFPTIGIPGTIDNDIAGTDYTIGFDTAVNTAVEAIDKIRDTAFSHESTTIIEVMGRDAGDIALWAGVCAGAESIIIPEAEYDVDDIIVRIQQGKNRGKMHSIIVVAEGVCKGEVISQTIRERTGLKTRVIVLGYLQRGGSPSSYDRMMGSQMGAKAVDLLLEGEKGVMIGLKNNQLIHLPFAEAAKDKHAIDMCVYNLAKSLSI; encoded by the coding sequence GTGAAAAAGATAGCCATCTTAACCAGTGGTGGAGATGCACCAGGGATGAATGCTGCCATTCGTGCGGTTGTTAGAAGAGGAATCTTTAAGGGTATTAATGTATACGGAGTAAGGAATGGATATAAAGGTTTAATGGCAGGGGATTTTGTAGAAATGAATCTTGGTAGTGTAGGTGATATTATCCACCGCGGAGGAACCATACTTCGAACGGCACGCAGTGAAAGGTTCAAGACAGAAGAAGGTCTGCAGCTTGCTGTCTCCAGTTTAAAAGAAGCCGGTATTGATGGTTTGATTGTGATCGGTGGGGATGGCTCTTTCCAAGGGGCGGGTAAAGTAACCGACCGTGGATTCCCAACGATTGGAATTCCCGGAACTATTGACAATGATATCGCAGGGACTGATTATACGATTGGGTTTGATACGGCTGTAAACACAGCAGTTGAAGCGATAGATAAAATCCGTGATACTGCCTTCTCTCATGAGAGTACCACCATCATTGAGGTTATGGGACGTGATGCAGGCGACATTGCCTTATGGGCAGGCGTGTGTGCCGGTGCAGAGTCGATTATTATTCCAGAAGCTGAATATGATGTTGACGATATTATCGTACGTATTCAGCAAGGAAAAAATCGCGGGAAAATGCACAGCATTATTGTCGTAGCTGAGGGTGTTTGTAAAGGAGAAGTAATCAGTCAAACCATTAGAGAAAGAACAGGACTTAAGACCAGAGTCATTGTTCTTGGATACCTTCAACGCGGGGGATCACCTTCTTCGTATGATCGAATGATGGGCAGTCAAATGGGAGCAAAAGCGGTGGATTTATTACTAGAAGGCGAAAAAGGCGTAATGATTGGATTGAAGAATAATCAATTAATTCATTTACCCTTTGCAGAAGCTGCTAAAGATAAACATGCTATCGATATGTGTGTATATAATCTAGCTAAAAGTCTTTCTATATAG
- a CDS encoding ribulose-phosphate 3-epimerase, which yields MHSIAASIMCGDQLNLGQELRKLEEAAVDLLHCDVMDGSFVNNLAMGPYVLEQIKERTSIPLDIHLATEQPSKYIDMFAPLQPKYISFHVEVCEQIEKDIEKIKGYGIEPVLAVNPESPIEMIKPYLSMVPMLLIMTVNPGFAGQRFNHHVLEKLVVLSKLIETMENKPLIEVDGNINVTTVPALIDRGANVFVLGTSALFNHQKGTYEQKVNEIRELFEKRRI from the coding sequence ATGCATTCCATCGCAGCATCTATTATGTGCGGTGATCAACTTAACCTTGGACAGGAGCTTCGAAAGTTAGAAGAAGCAGCAGTTGATCTACTTCATTGTGATGTTATGGACGGTAGCTTTGTAAATAATTTGGCAATGGGTCCATATGTACTTGAACAAATTAAGGAACGAACGAGTATTCCGCTTGATATTCATTTAGCAACGGAACAGCCATCAAAATATATTGATATGTTTGCCCCCCTTCAGCCAAAGTATATCTCTTTTCACGTTGAGGTATGTGAGCAAATTGAGAAGGATATTGAGAAAATTAAAGGTTATGGGATTGAGCCTGTCTTAGCTGTAAATCCTGAGAGTCCGATTGAAATGATTAAACCCTATTTATCAATGGTTCCAATGCTGCTAATCATGACGGTTAATCCAGGCTTTGCCGGTCAAAGGTTTAATCATCACGTACTAGAAAAATTAGTAGTGCTCTCTAAGTTGATTGAAACAATGGAAAATAAGCCTCTTATTGAAGTGGACGGTAATATCAATGTAACAACGGTACCTGCCTTAATTGATAGGGGTGCTAATGTATTTGTACTAGGTACATCTGCTCTTTTTAACCATCAAAAGGGTACATATGAACAAAAGGTCAACGAAATAAGAGAGCTGTTTGAGAAAAGGCGAATTTGA
- a CDS encoding zinc-binding dehydrogenase encodes MKAVMKNEVGYDNMSLVDIPEPAAKDDKVKIKVAYTGICGSDIHTFKGEYANPTLPVVLGHEFSGVVVEVGTDVKNVKVGDRVTSQTTFTTCGECEYCLEKDYNLCSNRKGLGTQINGSFAEYVISREESVHVLPEEISLMAASLTEPLACCVHAALEKTTVNQNDKVLIFGPGPIGLLLAQVVKAQGAFVILSGITKDMPRLELAQSMGIDVIVDSLKENLEEVVLKHTNGYGVDKVFECSGAVPALNQGLPLVKKKGTFVQVGLFAEKLNQQNQDSIIQREITYIGSRSQKPSSWLLALDLLKENKIAVDKMVTKVVPLEDWREGFDAVMAGNEIKVLVES; translated from the coding sequence ATGAAAGCAGTTATGAAAAATGAAGTTGGATATGACAATATGTCATTAGTAGATATTCCAGAACCAGCAGCAAAGGATGATAAAGTAAAAATAAAAGTTGCTTATACAGGTATATGTGGTTCTGATATTCATACCTTCAAGGGCGAATATGCTAATCCTACGCTACCGGTTGTACTGGGACATGAGTTTTCTGGTGTTGTAGTTGAAGTTGGTACAGATGTTAAGAATGTGAAGGTCGGGGACCGGGTAACAAGTCAAACTACGTTTACTACATGTGGAGAATGTGAATATTGTTTAGAAAAAGACTATAATCTATGCTCAAACCGTAAAGGACTGGGTACGCAAATTAATGGAAGCTTTGCTGAATATGTTATATCACGTGAAGAAAGTGTCCATGTATTACCAGAGGAAATTAGTTTGATGGCCGCTTCATTAACTGAACCACTTGCATGCTGTGTTCATGCTGCGTTAGAAAAAACGACCGTGAATCAAAATGATAAAGTACTTATCTTTGGTCCAGGACCCATTGGTTTATTATTAGCCCAAGTGGTAAAGGCGCAAGGAGCATTTGTTATTCTATCCGGTATTACGAAAGATATGCCTCGTTTAGAATTAGCCCAATCAATGGGAATAGATGTGATTGTCGACAGCCTTAAGGAAAATCTAGAAGAGGTTGTTTTAAAGCATACAAATGGATATGGCGTCGATAAAGTATTTGAGTGCTCTGGAGCCGTTCCTGCGTTAAATCAAGGTTTACCATTAGTGAAGAAAAAAGGAACCTTTGTGCAGGTTGGTCTTTTTGCCGAAAAATTAAACCAGCAAAATCAAGATTCAATTATCCAAAGAGAAATTACTTATATTGGAAGCCGTTCGCAGAAACCAAGCTCTTGGTTACTTGCCTTAGACCTATTAAAAGAAAACAAGATTGCTGTTGATAAAATGGTGACAAAGGTCGTTCCACTTGAAGATTGGCGTGAAGGTTTTGATGCGGTAATGGCAGGGAATGAAATTAAAGTATTAGTAGAGTCTTAA
- a CDS encoding galactitol-1-phosphate 5-dehydrogenase has translation MKAAVLYSENKIVYQDIEIDACKADEVKIKVMAVGICGSDTHKMTSQWKYALPAIMGHEFSGYIVEKGSDVTNYQIGDRVLGVPFEPCHKCEYCLRGQFSLCENYGMIGSKSFGAFAEYVNVKASNVLPIGDMDYEEAAMVEPLAVALHGVLGIEPRIGDIAAVFGAGTIGMLAIEWLKIAGIKKIIAIDISDEKLQEAVNRGCDKSINPVKEDLLEKINEYTNGLGVDIALECAGSKITQEQCLLITRKKGKVGYLGIAYSDVHLSEKAFENIFRRELTLKGFWNSYSAPFPGEEWITSIDFINKGKINLKELISHRFKLEDTQRAFNMMINREEPYGKVMIKPNEK, from the coding sequence ATGAAAGCAGCAGTGTTATATTCTGAAAACAAAATTGTATATCAAGATATTGAAATAGATGCTTGTAAAGCAGATGAAGTGAAAATCAAGGTTATGGCTGTTGGCATTTGTGGTTCAGATACTCATAAAATGACCAGTCAATGGAAGTATGCATTACCGGCCATTATGGGTCATGAGTTTTCAGGCTATATTGTTGAAAAAGGATCTGATGTGACAAATTACCAAATTGGTGACCGCGTTCTAGGTGTTCCGTTTGAGCCTTGTCATAAATGTGAGTATTGCTTAAGAGGACAATTTTCTCTCTGTGAAAATTATGGAATGATTGGTTCAAAATCCTTTGGTGCATTTGCAGAATACGTCAATGTCAAAGCTTCAAATGTACTTCCAATCGGTGATATGGATTATGAAGAAGCAGCGATGGTAGAACCGCTTGCAGTTGCCCTTCATGGTGTATTAGGAATTGAACCGCGGATTGGTGATATAGCAGCTGTTTTTGGAGCAGGGACAATCGGCATGCTAGCGATAGAATGGTTGAAAATAGCAGGAATCAAAAAAATCATTGCAATTGATATTTCTGACGAAAAGCTGCAGGAGGCCGTGAATCGAGGCTGTGACAAATCAATCAATCCTGTTAAGGAAGACTTACTTGAAAAAATAAACGAATATACAAATGGCCTTGGGGTGGATATTGCTTTAGAATGTGCCGGCTCAAAAATAACCCAAGAACAATGTCTTCTGATTACTAGAAAGAAGGGTAAAGTAGGGTATTTAGGCATTGCCTATTCAGATGTTCATCTTTCAGAGAAAGCATTTGAAAATATCTTCAGAAGAGAATTAACTCTTAAGGGCTTTTGGAATTCTTATTCCGCACCGTTTCCTGGTGAAGAATGGATAACAAGTATTGACTTTATTAATAAAGGAAAAATCAATCTTAAGGAATTGATTTCACATCGATTTAAGCTTGAAGATACACAAAGAGCATTTAATATGATGATCAATCGTGAAGAGCCGTATGGCAAAGTAATGATTAAACCAAATGAGAAATAA